The sequence below is a genomic window from Kitasatospora kifunensis.
GGAGCAGACCGGGGTGCCGTCCAGGTAGACCGTGCAGGAGCCGCACTCGCCCTGCTCGCAGGCGTTCTTCGAACCCGGCAGGCCGACCCGCTCGCGCAGCACGTAGAGCAGGCTCTCGCCCTCCCACACGTCGTCCGCCTCGACCGGCTTGCCGTTGGCGGTGAAAGTGACCCTCATGCCGCGCTCCTGATCTGCTTGCTGTAGTCGTTCCACGTCCAGGTGAGGGTGCGCCGCGCCATCACGGCCAGCGAGTGCCGGCGGTAGTCGGCGGTGCCGCGGACGTCGTCGATCGGGGAGGCGGCGGCCTTGACCAGCTCGCCGAACCGCTGGGTCACCTCGGCGCCCAGCAGCTCACCGGACTCCCACAGGCCGCGCTCCTCCAACACGCCCTGCAAGTAATCCTCCGCCTCCACGGCGCGACGCGGCGTGGGGGCAGCCGAGCCGATACCGGTACCGACGGTGTGGTTCTTGGGGTGCAGCGCGAAGCCGAAGGCGCACACCGCGATCACCATCGCGTTGCGGGTGCCGATCTTCGAGAACTGCTGCGGGCCGTCCGCCACCGGGATGTGCACGGCGCGGATCAGCTCGTCCCGCTCCAGGCTGTTGCGCTTGACCCCGACGTAGAACTCGTCGATCGGGATCAGCCGGGTGCCGCGCACCGAGGCCGCCTCCACGAAGACGTCGCGGCCCGCGGCCAGCAGCGCGGGGTGCGCGTCACCGGCCGGGGAGGCGCCACCCAGGTTCCCGCCGACACCGCCCCGGTTGCGGATCTGCGGCGACCCGACGGTGTGCGAGGCCAGCGCCAGGCCCGGCAGCGGCCCGGCCAGCTCGTCGATGATCCGGGCGTACGTCACGGCGGCCCCGAGTCTGACCACGCCGTCGGTGATCGACCACTCGGTCAGCTCGGTGATGCGGTTCAGGTCGAGTAGCGCGGATGGCCGGTGGACGTCGAAGTTCATCTCGACCATCACATCCGTGCCGCCCGAGATGGGCAGCGCGGTCGGGTGCTCAGCCTTCGCCGCGAGCGCCTCGTCCCAGCTTGCGGGCCGCAGGAACTCCATGCGGGTGTCTCCTCAAGTCGTCGCCGATCGAACCTTTGGGCACTGTGCCCGGGAATCGCGGGCCGCGCCTGTCGACGCGGCCATACGGTCTCCCCCAAACCTCCGGAGAGCGGAACCGGTCACCTCGGCGTCGCCGGGGTGTCTCGTCCTGGTCACCGGGGTGTGTCCGGCGGCGTGTGGCCAGTGAACCGCCGACCGGGTGCCGCGAGGCAGTCACCGATGGCATGAAGCCCCCGCGCCGGGTCCGCCCGGCATCCTGTACGTTCCTCTAAGGGCGATGAATGCCCTGCTGAGCGGTTTGCCAGGTGTCCCGTACGGCCGTGATCCGGCCGTGACGGCCCAGCGACGGCCTCGTGACCCCGCGCAGCGCTGAGACGTCCCGACGAAGGCCCGGAAGTCGGGCATATGGTGACCCCCGACTGGTGACCCCCGACCTGCGTGGATCGCTCCAGGTACTTCTCCCCCGACCCCCAGCCGTGCCCGACCCCGTCCAGCTACCACCCAGTAAAAGCCCGCCCCCAGTAAAAGCCCGCCCCCAGTAACCCGCCCCCAGTTCAGACGAAGGAGTCTGCGGATGCGTGTCCGTGACCTGCTCGCCCCCGGCGCCCCGAGGTTGCGGCTGCTCGCCGCCGAGGACGAACTCGACCGACAGGTCAGCGGTGTCATGACCACGGACCTGCACGACCCGGGCCGCTACCTGCACGGCGGCGAACTGGTGCTCACCGGCATGCTCTGGCGCACCGCGCCGGAGGACTCCGAGCGCTTCGTGCGCACGCTGGCGGCCGGCGGGGCGGTCGCGCTGGCGGCCGGCGAGGCGGAGGTCGGGCCGGTCCCCGAGGACCTGATCGAGGCCTGCCGCCGACACCGGATGCCGCTGCTGGCCGTGCCCGACGACATCGCCTTCTCCACCCTGACCGAGTTCATCGGCCGCCAGGTCTCCGCCGACCGGGCCGCCGACCTGGCCGCCCTGGTCGACCGGCACCGGATGCTGGTCTCGGCGGCCGGCGGCGGCGGTCTCGACGCGGTGCTCGACCTGCTCGGCGGCGACCTCGACCTGGACTGCTGGGTGCTGACCCCCACCGGACGGGTGATCGCCGGGCCCGCCGAGCACCTGAGTGCCGAGGACCGCGACCAGCTGGTCCGCGCCCACCTGGCCGCCCAGCGTCAGCGCCGGCGTCCGCCGCACCGGGCCCGCCTGGTCTCCGGCTCGTACTCGCTGCTGCCCGCCACCGCCCGCCCCGAGGAGGGCGCCGCGCTGTCGGACTGGGTGCTCGCCATCGCCGGCGACGTCACCGAGTGGACCACCAAGCGCCAGCAGCTCGCCGAGAACCTGGCCCGCCTGGTCGCCGCCGAGCGCAACCGCCGTGACGAGGGCCGCCGCCTGCGCCGCCGGATCGCCGACGAGGTGCTGACGCTGCTGCAGCGCGACGCGGACCCGGCCGAGATCAGCCGC
It includes:
- a CDS encoding FAD binding domain-containing protein, with the protein product MEFLRPASWDEALAAKAEHPTALPISGGTDVMVEMNFDVHRPSALLDLNRITELTEWSITDGVVRLGAAVTYARIIDELAGPLPGLALASHTVGSPQIRNRGGVGGNLGGASPAGDAHPALLAAGRDVFVEAASVRGTRLIPIDEFYVGVKRNSLERDELIRAVHIPVADGPQQFSKIGTRNAMVIAVCAFGFALHPKNHTVGTGIGSAAPTPRRAVEAEDYLQGVLEERGLWESGELLGAEVTQRFGELVKAAASPIDDVRGTADYRRHSLAVMARRTLTWTWNDYSKQIRSAA
- a CDS encoding PucR family transcriptional regulator — encoded protein: MRVRDLLAPGAPRLRLLAAEDELDRQVSGVMTTDLHDPGRYLHGGELVLTGMLWRTAPEDSERFVRTLAAGGAVALAAGEAEVGPVPEDLIEACRRHRMPLLAVPDDIAFSTLTEFIGRQVSADRAADLAALVDRHRMLVSAAGGGGLDAVLDLLGGDLDLDCWVLTPTGRVIAGPAEHLSAEDRDQLVRAHLAAQRQRRRPPHRARLVSGSYSLLPATARPEEGAALSDWVLAIAGDVTEWTTKRQQLAENLARLVAAERNRRDEGRRLRRRIADEVLTLLQRDADPAEISRTLYASSAMAARYEGTEPEPAASEGAWLVLSAEGTGLPEGAVRSILEEALTDTSDRALVAGAGTGAVVVLPAPTTAVPADALRELLGPLEAGLGSAGRITLGVSAPALEAGGLRGALEEARHARRIAAARVGRVCVAGPEELASHVLLLAAVPDEVRRAFRSRLLDKVIAYDIEHQADLVRTLEAFLRSDGSWTRCAAQLHVHVNTLRYRIGRIEELTGRDLSRLEDRVDFYLALELA